A single window of Kitasatospora sp. HUAS MG31 DNA harbors:
- the nrdR gene encoding transcriptional regulator NrdR produces the protein MHCPFCRHPDSRVVDSRASDDGSSIRRRRQCPDCGRRFTTVETATLMVIKRSGVTEPFSREKVISGVRKACQGRPVTEDALAQLGQRVEECVRASGSAELSTHDVGLAILGPLKELDVVAYLRFASVYRAFDNLEDFEAAIAELRDDRPLTAEAGAPVPAAAP, from the coding sequence GTGCACTGCCCCTTCTGCCGGCATCCGGACAGCAGAGTGGTCGACTCGCGTGCGAGCGACGACGGCAGCTCGATTCGCCGGCGCCGCCAGTGCCCCGACTGCGGCCGCCGATTCACCACGGTGGAAACGGCCACCCTGATGGTGATCAAGCGCAGCGGCGTCACCGAGCCCTTCTCCCGGGAGAAGGTGATCTCCGGTGTCCGCAAGGCGTGCCAGGGCCGCCCGGTCACCGAGGACGCGCTCGCGCAGCTCGGCCAGCGGGTCGAGGAGTGCGTCCGCGCCTCCGGAAGCGCCGAACTGTCGACGCACGACGTCGGGCTGGCCATACTCGGTCCGCTGAAGGAGCTCGACGTGGTCGCGTACCTGCGCTTCGCCAGCGTCTACCGGGCGTTCGACAACCTCGAGGACTTCGAGGCCGCCATCGCGGAGCTCCGCGACGACCGGCCGCTCACCGCGGAGGCCGGCGCCCCGGTGCCCGCCGCCGCCCCCTGA
- a CDS encoding vitamin B12-dependent ribonucleotide reductase: MTDTTSGSARGSKSDKAVKGAAKTPKAGLRLERIYTTPGVHPYDAVTWERRDVVMTNWRDGSINFEQRGVEFPDFWSVNAVNIVTSKYFRGAVGTPQREWSLKQIIDRVVLTYRAAGEKHGYFATPEDAEVFEHELTHALLHQVFSFNSPVWFNVGTKQPQQVSACFILAVDDSMESILDWYKEEGMIFKGGSGAGLNLSRIRSSKELLSSGGNASGPVSFMRGADASAGTIKSGGATRRAAKMVVLDVDHPDVEAFIETKVKEEEKIRALRDAGFDMDLGGDDITSVQYQNANNSVRVSDEFMTAVENGTEFGLRARMTGEVIETVDAKKLFRKMAEAAWACADPGIQYDSTINHWHTCPESGRINASNPCSEYMHLDNSSCNLASLNLMKFLREDDSFDAETFAKVVELVITAMDISICFADFPTEKIGETTRAYRQLGIGYANLGALLMATGHAYDSEGGRALAGAITSLMTGTAYRRSAELAGVVGPYDGYARNAAPHQRVMQQHADASGAAVSVDDLDAPVWSAATATWADVLRIGAQNGFRNAQASVLAPTGTIGLMMDCDTTGVEPDLALVKFKKLVGGGSMQIVNGTVPRALKRLGYQAEQVEAVVAHIAEHGNVIDAPGLKTEHYEVFDCAMGERSISPMGHVRMMAAIQPWISGAISKTVNMPENASVEEVEEIYFEAWKLGVKALAIYRDNCKVGQPLSAKTKSAPAEEKAAQAPAPVVEKVVEYRPVRRRLPKGRPGITTSFTVGGAEGYMTANSYPDDGLGEVFLKMSKQGSTLAGMMDAFSIAVSVGLQYGVPLETYVSKFTNMRFEPAGLTDDPDLRMAQSIVDYIFRRLALDFLPFETRSALGIHSVEERQRHLETGSYEPVEEDVDVEGLAQSAPRTEKPQAVAPVSQLPVADQPKSAPAKAHNSTELAEIQLGMNADAPLCFSCGTKMRRAGSCYLCEGCGSTSGCS; the protein is encoded by the coding sequence GTGACGGACACGACGAGCGGTTCCGCACGCGGCTCGAAGTCGGACAAGGCGGTGAAGGGCGCCGCCAAGACGCCCAAGGCCGGCCTGCGGCTGGAGCGCATCTACACCACCCCTGGCGTCCACCCCTACGACGCGGTCACCTGGGAGCGGCGCGACGTCGTGATGACCAACTGGCGCGACGGCTCGATCAACTTCGAGCAGCGCGGCGTGGAGTTCCCCGACTTCTGGTCGGTGAACGCGGTCAACATCGTCACCTCGAAGTACTTCCGCGGCGCCGTGGGCACCCCGCAGCGCGAGTGGAGCCTCAAGCAGATCATCGACCGCGTGGTGCTCACCTACCGTGCCGCGGGCGAGAAGCACGGCTACTTCGCCACCCCCGAGGACGCCGAGGTCTTCGAGCACGAGCTGACCCACGCCCTCCTCCACCAGGTGTTCAGCTTCAACTCGCCGGTCTGGTTCAACGTCGGCACCAAGCAGCCCCAGCAGGTGTCCGCCTGCTTCATCCTGGCCGTCGACGACTCCATGGAGTCGATCCTCGACTGGTACAAGGAAGAGGGCATGATCTTCAAGGGCGGCTCCGGTGCCGGCCTGAACCTCTCCCGGATCCGCTCCTCCAAGGAGCTGCTGTCCTCCGGCGGCAACGCCTCCGGCCCGGTCTCCTTCATGCGCGGCGCCGACGCCTCCGCCGGCACCATCAAGTCCGGCGGCGCCACCCGGCGCGCGGCCAAGATGGTCGTGCTCGACGTGGACCACCCGGACGTCGAGGCCTTCATCGAGACCAAGGTGAAGGAGGAGGAGAAGATCCGCGCGCTGCGCGACGCGGGCTTCGACATGGACCTGGGCGGCGACGACATCACCTCCGTCCAGTACCAGAACGCCAACAACTCGGTCCGCGTCTCCGACGAGTTCATGACCGCGGTGGAGAACGGCACCGAGTTCGGTCTGCGCGCCCGGATGACCGGCGAGGTCATCGAGACCGTCGACGCCAAGAAGCTGTTCCGCAAGATGGCCGAGGCCGCCTGGGCCTGTGCCGACCCCGGCATCCAGTACGACTCGACGATCAACCACTGGCACACCTGCCCGGAGTCCGGCCGCATCAACGCGTCCAACCCGTGCAGCGAGTACATGCACCTGGACAACTCCAGCTGCAACCTCGCCTCGCTCAACCTGATGAAGTTCCTCCGCGAGGACGACTCCTTCGACGCGGAGACCTTCGCCAAGGTCGTCGAGCTGGTCATCACCGCGATGGACATCTCCATCTGCTTCGCCGACTTCCCCACCGAGAAGATCGGTGAGACCACCCGCGCCTACCGCCAGCTGGGCATCGGCTACGCCAACCTCGGCGCCCTGCTGATGGCCACCGGCCACGCGTACGACTCCGAGGGCGGCCGGGCCCTGGCCGGTGCCATCACCTCGCTGATGACCGGCACCGCCTACCGCCGCTCCGCCGAGCTGGCCGGCGTGGTCGGCCCGTACGACGGCTACGCCCGCAACGCCGCCCCGCACCAGCGGGTCATGCAGCAGCACGCGGACGCCAGCGGCGCCGCCGTGTCGGTGGACGACCTGGACGCCCCGGTCTGGTCCGCCGCCACCGCCACCTGGGCGGACGTGCTGCGGATCGGCGCACAGAACGGTTTCCGCAACGCCCAGGCCTCGGTGCTGGCCCCGACCGGCACGATCGGCCTGATGATGGACTGCGACACCACCGGTGTCGAGCCGGACCTGGCGCTGGTCAAGTTCAAGAAGCTGGTCGGCGGCGGCTCGATGCAGATCGTCAACGGCACCGTCCCGCGCGCGCTGAAGCGGCTCGGCTACCAGGCCGAGCAGGTCGAGGCGGTCGTCGCCCACATCGCCGAGCACGGCAACGTGATCGACGCCCCCGGCCTCAAGACCGAGCACTACGAGGTGTTCGACTGCGCGATGGGCGAGCGGTCGATCTCCCCGATGGGCCACGTGCGGATGATGGCGGCGATCCAGCCGTGGATCTCCGGCGCCATCTCCAAGACGGTCAACATGCCGGAGAACGCCTCGGTCGAGGAGGTCGAGGAGATCTACTTCGAGGCGTGGAAGCTCGGCGTCAAGGCGCTGGCCATCTACCGCGACAACTGCAAGGTCGGCCAGCCGCTGTCGGCGAAGACCAAGTCCGCGCCGGCCGAGGAGAAGGCCGCCCAGGCGCCCGCCCCGGTCGTCGAGAAGGTGGTCGAGTACCGTCCGGTCCGCCGCCGCCTGCCGAAGGGCCGTCCCGGCATCACCACCTCCTTCACGGTGGGTGGCGCCGAGGGCTACATGACCGCCAACTCCTACCCGGACGACGGCCTCGGCGAGGTCTTCCTGAAGATGTCCAAGCAGGGCTCGACCCTCGCGGGCATGATGGACGCCTTCTCCATCGCCGTCTCGGTCGGCCTGCAGTACGGCGTTCCGCTGGAGACCTACGTCTCGAAGTTCACCAACATGCGCTTCGAGCCGGCCGGTCTGACGGACGACCCGGACCTGCGGATGGCCCAGTCGATCGTCGACTACATCTTCCGTCGCCTGGCGCTGGACTTCCTGCCCTTCGAGACCCGTTCGGCCCTCGGCATCCACTCGGTCGAGGAGCGCCAGCGGCACCTGGAGACCGGTTCCTACGAGCCGGTCGAGGAGGACGTGGACGTCGAGGGCCTGGCCCAGTCCGCGCCGCGGACCGAGAAGCCCCAGGCCGTCGCGCCGGTCTCGCAGCTCCCGGTCGCCGACCAGCCGAAGTCCGCGCCGGCCAAGGCCCACAACTCCACGGAGCTGGCCGAGATCCAGCTCGGGATGAACGCGGACGCGCCGCTCTGCTTCTCCTGCGGCACCAAGATGCGCCGCGCCGGCAGCTGCTACCTCTGCGAGGGCTGCGGCTCCACCAGCGGCTGCAGCTGA
- a CDS encoding potassium channel family protein, translating to MNRLERWERRTQTPLIGLAVLFALAYAAPILAPNADPLLLRGAVWTEWAVWAGFTADYAVRLTLAEHRWGFVKGNPLSLAAVVLPLVQPLRLLRLVSTLLLAGQRVRMAAQVRLTTYVVGAVLGLLVFGSLAVLEIERSSPTANIRTLGDALWWSFTTMTTVGYGDHTPTTGLGRLLAVGLMLSGIALLGVVTANIAAWFIARFEADDRMDHLNHQAILDLTAEVRELRRQLAEVTGTPVQPPPPASEPLALADD from the coding sequence ATGAACCGCCTGGAACGCTGGGAACGCCGTACCCAGACACCATTGATCGGCCTGGCCGTGCTCTTCGCACTCGCCTACGCCGCACCGATCCTCGCCCCGAACGCCGACCCGCTGCTGCTGCGCGGAGCCGTCTGGACCGAGTGGGCCGTCTGGGCGGGCTTCACCGCCGACTACGCCGTCCGGCTCACCCTGGCCGAGCACCGCTGGGGCTTCGTCAAGGGCAACCCGCTCTCGCTCGCCGCCGTGGTGCTGCCGCTGGTGCAGCCGCTCCGGCTGCTGCGGCTGGTGTCCACCCTGCTGCTGGCCGGGCAGCGGGTCCGGATGGCCGCCCAGGTCCGGCTGACCACCTACGTGGTCGGCGCGGTGCTCGGGCTGCTGGTGTTCGGCTCGCTGGCCGTGCTGGAGATCGAGCGCTCCTCCCCCACCGCCAACATCCGCACCCTCGGCGACGCCCTCTGGTGGTCCTTCACCACCATGACCACCGTCGGCTACGGCGACCACACCCCCACCACCGGCCTCGGCCGGCTGCTCGCGGTCGGCCTGATGCTCTCCGGCATCGCCCTGCTCGGTGTGGTGACCGCCAACATCGCCGCCTGGTTCATCGCCCGCTTCGAGGCCGACGACCGGATGGACCACCTCAACCACCAGGCGATCCTCGACCTCACCGCCGAGGTCCGCGAACTCCGCCGCCAGCTCGCCGAGGTCACCGGCACCCCCGTTCAGCCCCCGCCGCCCGCGTCCGAGCCCCTCGCCCTCGCCGACGACTGA
- a CDS encoding SDR family oxidoreductase, whose product MEAVLVTGGTGTLGRAVVRRLLAEGEPVRVLSRQAHTPGDHAWAVGDLVTGQGVATAVAGARVVVHLATTNGRRDVAAARRLAGAATAAGVPHLLYVSIVGIDRVPLPYYRAKLAAEREVEHAGTGWTVLRATQFHDLLLRLMDGSARLPVMPVPAGLRFQPVDVRDVAGRLAELVAVGPSGRVADFGGPEVRAFEELARSYLAARGLHRPLLPVRLPGRTFRAYREGRHLAPEHRDGRITFERVLAERYHH is encoded by the coding sequence GTGGAAGCGGTCCTGGTGACGGGCGGTACCGGCACTCTCGGGCGGGCGGTGGTGCGCCGGCTGCTGGCCGAGGGCGAGCCGGTGCGGGTGCTGAGCCGGCAGGCGCACACGCCGGGCGACCACGCCTGGGCGGTCGGCGACCTGGTGACGGGGCAGGGGGTGGCGACCGCGGTGGCCGGCGCCCGGGTGGTGGTGCACCTGGCCACCACCAACGGCCGGCGGGACGTGGCGGCGGCCCGGCGGCTGGCCGGGGCCGCCACGGCGGCCGGGGTGCCGCACCTGCTGTACGTGTCGATCGTGGGGATCGACCGGGTGCCGCTGCCGTACTACCGGGCGAAGCTGGCGGCCGAGCGGGAGGTGGAGCACGCCGGGACGGGCTGGACGGTGCTGCGGGCGACCCAGTTCCACGACCTGCTGCTGCGGCTGATGGACGGCTCGGCCCGGCTGCCGGTGATGCCGGTGCCGGCGGGGCTGCGGTTCCAGCCGGTGGACGTCCGGGACGTGGCCGGGCGGCTGGCGGAGCTGGTGGCGGTGGGTCCGTCCGGCCGGGTGGCGGACTTCGGGGGGCCGGAGGTGCGGGCGTTCGAGGAGCTCGCCCGGTCGTACCTGGCGGCACGGGGGCTGCACCGGCCCCTGCTGCCGGTCCGGCTGCCGGGGCGGACCTTCCGGGCGTACCGGGAGGGGCGGCACCTGGCGCCGGAGCACCGGGACGGGCGGATCACCTTCGAGCGGGTGCTGGCCGAGCGCTACCACCACTGA
- a CDS encoding helix-turn-helix transcriptional regulator has translation MSETKQLAADASSRDPAIGLRAVRALRDLADRLEDLQVGNARSQGWSWQEIAGCLGVSRQAVHKKYAKRIFGGSRGEG, from the coding sequence ATGAGCGAGACCAAGCAGCTCGCGGCGGACGCGAGCAGTCGGGATCCGGCGATCGGCCTGCGGGCCGTCCGGGCGCTGCGCGACCTGGCCGACCGTCTGGAGGACCTCCAGGTCGGCAACGCGCGGAGCCAGGGCTGGTCCTGGCAGGAGATCGCCGGCTGCCTCGGCGTCAGCCGGCAGGCCGTGCACAAGAAGTACGCCAAGCGGATCTTCGGTGGGTCGAGAGGAGAGGGCTGA
- a CDS encoding Clp protease N-terminal domain-containing protein, giving the protein MFERFTAAARRVVTGAQDEARELGHERIGTEHLLLALLREPADPAAAVLVEMGLDHPTARAAVVRLTRGDMDGRALAAIGVDLDAVREAVEAAFGEGAMDRPAPAERPSKLRSPFDARARKVLELSLRETLRLRGKSIAPGHLLLGILREGEGLAARVLADHGLDPDALRRKVEAGLGEA; this is encoded by the coding sequence ATGTTCGAGAGGTTCACCGCCGCCGCCCGGAGGGTCGTGACGGGCGCCCAGGACGAGGCCCGGGAGCTGGGCCACGAGCGGATCGGGACCGAGCACCTGCTGCTCGCCCTGCTCCGGGAGCCGGCCGACCCCGCGGCAGCGGTGCTGGTGGAGATGGGCCTGGACCACCCGACCGCGCGCGCCGCGGTGGTGCGGCTGACCCGCGGCGACATGGACGGCCGGGCGCTGGCGGCGATCGGCGTGGACCTGGACGCCGTCCGGGAGGCCGTGGAGGCCGCCTTCGGCGAGGGGGCGATGGACCGGCCGGCGCCCGCGGAGCGGCCGTCGAAGCTCCGCAGCCCGTTCGACGCCCGGGCCAGGAAGGTGCTGGAACTCTCCCTGCGCGAGACGCTCCGGCTGCGTGGGAAGTCCATCGCGCCGGGGCACCTGCTGCTCGGCATCCTGCGCGAGGGCGAGGGGCTGGCCGCCCGGGTGCTGGCCGACCACGGGCTGGACCCCGACGCCCTGCGCCGGAAGGTCGAGGCGGGGCTGGGGGAGGCCTGA
- a CDS encoding sensor histidine kinase produces MRARTRPAREVDPGRDGGTTLWALVGIVAGIGASVASVATTAPSHRPAVAGTVGVAAVCWAALVLAAARLAGRARRAEAELGPLRHEVTELRGRAGALHIDLTATHNAAAALRAALAAAQAEAERDREDLRAARAELARTEAEAAVLRAEAVTAAEDRAALAALRDQVLPEVIDRLRAGSSVDTALADHRDAPHAGLLRTVAEQIGHGERQRAAALAVCATAAGRVQALATAMHAELRDMQHRHSEEVLGDLLSLDHSTAQVGRMADSIAVLTGARSGRRWTKPIGVESILRGALGRIGAYQRVRLHSASTAAVAGFAAEGVMHALAELMDNAANFSAPPAEVHVYVEEAHSGLVITVEDGGLGLSESWLRRAEQAVSGGAADLTALSSGTRLGLAVVGSLARKHGMAISFRPSARGGTGVVVLIPGQLISHPAPVVAKAIEAAAAPNPRAAVEPRRPEPGPAAPAAVPARVGGLPQRRRGQTLTTAPTLTSPAAPAPAAQSVRSGPAASAARFGAFRKALQQGPATPDAHPKDDSR; encoded by the coding sequence ATGAGAGCTCGCACGCGCCCCGCCCGCGAGGTGGACCCCGGCCGGGACGGCGGCACCACCCTGTGGGCCCTGGTCGGCATCGTGGCCGGGATCGGCGCGTCCGTCGCGTCCGTCGCCACCACCGCCCCCTCCCACCGCCCGGCCGTGGCCGGGACCGTCGGCGTCGCCGCGGTGTGCTGGGCGGCCCTGGTGCTCGCCGCCGCCCGGCTGGCCGGCCGGGCCCGCCGCGCCGAGGCCGAACTCGGCCCGCTGCGGCACGAGGTGACCGAACTGCGGGGCCGGGCCGGTGCCCTGCACATCGACCTCACCGCCACCCACAATGCCGCCGCCGCCCTGCGCGCCGCCCTCGCCGCCGCCCAGGCCGAGGCCGAGCGCGACCGCGAGGACCTCAGGGCCGCCCGCGCCGAACTGGCCCGCACCGAGGCCGAGGCCGCGGTGCTGCGCGCCGAGGCGGTCACCGCCGCCGAGGACCGCGCCGCGCTCGCCGCGCTCCGCGACCAGGTCCTGCCCGAGGTGATCGACCGGCTGCGGGCCGGCTCCTCGGTGGACACCGCCCTCGCCGACCACCGCGACGCCCCGCACGCCGGCCTGCTGCGCACCGTCGCCGAGCAGATCGGTCACGGCGAGCGCCAGCGGGCCGCCGCCCTCGCCGTCTGCGCCACCGCCGCCGGACGGGTCCAGGCGCTGGCCACCGCGATGCACGCCGAACTGCGCGACATGCAGCACCGGCACTCCGAGGAGGTGCTGGGCGACCTGCTCAGCCTGGACCACTCCACCGCCCAGGTGGGCCGGATGGCCGACTCCATCGCCGTGCTCACCGGCGCCCGCTCGGGCCGCCGCTGGACCAAGCCGATCGGCGTCGAGTCCATCCTGCGCGGCGCCCTCGGCCGGATCGGCGCCTACCAGCGGGTCCGGCTGCACTCCGCCTCCACCGCCGCGGTCGCCGGCTTCGCCGCCGAGGGCGTGATGCACGCACTGGCCGAGCTGATGGACAACGCCGCCAACTTCTCGGCCCCGCCGGCCGAGGTCCACGTGTACGTCGAGGAGGCGCACTCCGGCCTGGTGATCACCGTCGAGGACGGCGGTCTGGGCCTCAGCGAGAGCTGGCTGCGCCGCGCCGAGCAGGCCGTCTCCGGCGGGGCCGCGGACCTCACCGCGCTCTCCTCCGGCACCCGGCTCGGCCTCGCCGTGGTCGGCTCGCTGGCCCGCAAGCACGGCATGGCGATCTCCTTCCGGCCCTCCGCGCGCGGCGGCACCGGCGTGGTCGTGCTGATCCCCGGTCAGCTGATCAGCCACCCGGCCCCGGTCGTGGCCAAGGCGATCGAGGCCGCCGCGGCCCCCAACCCGCGGGCCGCCGTCGAGCCGCGCCGCCCGGAGCCCGGCCCGGCCGCCCCCGCCGCCGTCCCCGCCCGGGTCGGCGGGCTCCCGCAGCGCCGCCGCGGTCAGACCCTGACCACGGCCCCCACCCTCACCAGCCCGGCCGCGCCCGCCCCGGCGGCGCAGTCCGTCCGCTCCGGCCCGGCCGCCTCGGCCGCCCGGTTCGGCGCGTTCCGCAAGGCCCTGCAGCAGGGGCCCGCCACCCCCGACGCACACCCGAAGGACGATTCCCGATGA
- a CDS encoding roadblock/LC7 domain-containing protein, whose product MSSSTDRDLAWLLDNLLDGTPGTRHALVLSADGLKLCHTAGLGTDQADQLAAIASGIQSLAYGASAEFGDGSGGVRQSMTEFHGGILCIVAAGEGAHLAVVTDDDADVGVVGHNMHGLIEQIGTYLSAPPREIRAAG is encoded by the coding sequence ATGAGCAGCAGTACCGACCGCGACCTGGCCTGGCTGTTGGACAACCTGCTGGACGGCACGCCCGGCACGCGGCACGCCCTGGTGCTGTCCGCCGACGGCCTGAAGCTCTGCCACACCGCGGGCCTGGGCACCGACCAGGCGGACCAGCTGGCGGCCATCGCCTCCGGCATCCAGAGCCTGGCGTACGGCGCCTCCGCCGAGTTCGGCGACGGCAGCGGCGGGGTGCGGCAGTCGATGACCGAGTTCCACGGCGGGATCCTGTGCATCGTCGCCGCCGGCGAGGGCGCCCACCTGGCCGTGGTGACCGACGACGACGCGGACGTAGGCGTGGTCGGACACAACATGCACGGGCTGATCGAGCAGATCGGCACGTACCTGAGCGCCCCGCCGCGCGAGATCCGGGCCGCGGGGTGA
- a CDS encoding DUF742 domain-containing protein produces the protein MSGPSHRDDSPDRLYTVTRGRSRPPEHAFDLVTLIVTEQEPVAGMQSEHARILELCATPTAVVEVAAELALPVSVVKILLGDLLETGRITARHPRFAPAKANLPDLDTLKQVLHGLQRL, from the coding sequence ATGAGCGGGCCCTCGCACCGGGACGACAGCCCGGACCGGCTCTACACCGTCACCCGGGGGCGCAGCCGCCCGCCGGAGCACGCCTTCGACCTGGTCACCCTGATCGTCACCGAGCAGGAGCCGGTGGCCGGGATGCAGTCGGAGCACGCCCGGATCCTGGAGCTGTGCGCCACGCCCACCGCGGTGGTCGAGGTCGCCGCGGAACTCGCCCTGCCGGTCAGCGTGGTGAAGATCCTGCTCGGCGACCTGCTGGAGACCGGCCGGATCACCGCCCGCCACCCCCGGTTCGCCCCCGCCAAGGCGAACCTCCCCGACCTCGACACGCTGAAGCAGGTGCTCCATGGCCTCCAACGGCTCTGA
- a CDS encoding GTP-binding protein, which produces MASNGSDAALLPDLRTPLASTTDNGLKIVVVGGFGVGKTTLVGSVSEIRPLNTEEMMTKAGEEVDDLSGIRGKRSTTVAFDFGRITLDEHAVLYLFGAPGQERFWFLWDRLFTGALGAVVLVDTRRLEESFHAIDRLEQRGTPFVVARNDFGGEGHALEDVRAALDLPAHVPLLDCDARDRESSKQVLLALVRHLHDLAEAAEAEEESTP; this is translated from the coding sequence ATGGCCTCCAACGGCTCTGACGCCGCGCTGCTGCCGGACCTCCGGACGCCGCTGGCGTCCACCACGGACAACGGCCTGAAGATCGTGGTGGTCGGCGGCTTCGGCGTCGGCAAGACCACCCTGGTCGGCTCGGTGAGCGAGATCCGTCCGCTCAACACCGAGGAGATGATGACCAAGGCCGGCGAGGAGGTGGACGACCTCTCCGGCATCCGCGGCAAGCGCTCCACCACGGTGGCCTTCGACTTCGGCCGGATCACCCTGGACGAGCACGCCGTGCTCTACCTGTTCGGCGCGCCCGGGCAGGAGCGGTTCTGGTTCCTGTGGGACCGGCTGTTCACGGGAGCGCTCGGCGCCGTCGTCCTGGTGGACACCCGCCGCCTGGAGGAGTCCTTCCACGCCATCGACCGGCTGGAGCAGCGCGGCACCCCCTTCGTCGTGGCCCGCAACGACTTCGGCGGCGAGGGGCACGCCCTGGAGGACGTCCGCGCCGCCCTCGACCTGCCCGCGCACGTCCCGCTGCTGGACTGCGACGCCCGGGACCGCGAGTCGAGCAAGCAGGTCCTGCTCGCCCTGGTGCGCCATCTCCACGACCTGGCCGAAGCGGCCGAAGCCGAAGAGGAGTCCACGCCGTGA